The proteins below come from a single Nostoc sp. KVJ3 genomic window:
- a CDS encoding beta strand repeat-containing protein, producing the protein MASIIGTNGNDTLYVSGNDDTLTGGGGNDIYDIRPYHGTLFTITDFGGIGKGINPSAAVIAEVDTLRFSYDNTYDNFLNAENLLLTQNGNNLEITFESLLFQSPKVILQNFALENLDNLSTSTGGKVNLGNILFNGQTTITDSFDVFNANSTQSTIFNQNTVTFLNDLSNNVSGFDNSDDVINGQGGDDKIDGKSGNDRLRGGAGNNTLIGGVGNDTLDVEYSTGNNILNGGTGNDTLDASASSGNNLLSGADGNDSLYASYLYKSDYDVISSSGNNTLNGGAGNDTLDAIASSGNNLLFGGDGNDSLSTSYLVYNYYNLITSSGNNTLNGGAGDDTLNAQSQTGNNLLFGGDGNDSLSTSGATYYTDIYVDLGFYSSGNNTLNGGAGDDTLDASNSTGDNFLSGGAGNDILEAGRSGNNTLNGGAGDDILEAGRPGNNNFFILDAGNLGNNFLSGGAGNDSLSVFAYIYTERYGGEIYLPSLGNNTLNGGAGDDRLSAIISSGNNLLSGGDGNDSFYLSPTSPDTAPSNLVIQTVNGGQGDDVLSVDYSLATGGIVSTFNATTNIGSITAGTYRVNYNNIERLDISGTAYNDNILGNSGNDLLRGGAGNDTLIGGTGNNTLNGGVGNDNLSANSSTGDNLISGGDGNDSLDISGYVRVSYPNEYVFQSSGNNTLNGGAGDDSLSASGSTGDNLLSGDDGNDYLDISGYYQGNAYDLDDSNSSGNNTLNGGAGDDSLSASGSTGDNLLSGDDGNDYLDISGYYQGNAYDLDDSNSSGNNTLNGGAGDDSLSASGSTGDNLLSGGDGNDYLDISGFYIYTPYDNEHSMRDLSSTFDSRSFGNNTLNGGAGNDTLSASGSRGDNLLFGGDGNDILTGGNGNDTLYGGNGTDTFAFYDYKEGIDTIYDFNATNELIQVSAYDFGGGLSIGSLSASQFTIGTSATAIAQRFIYDSSTGGLYFDQDGSATGFTQVKFAQLSAGLSLTNNNFVVS; encoded by the coding sequence ATGGCAAGTATCATTGGAACCAACGGTAACGATACCCTATACGTTAGTGGCAACGACGACACCTTGACTGGTGGAGGCGGCAACGACATTTACGACATACGACCCTATCACGGTACTCTCTTCACCATCACTGATTTTGGTGGCATAGGTAAAGGCATAAATCCATCGGCAGCAGTCATTGCCGAAGTAGACACGTTAAGATTTTCTTACGATAATACCTACGATAATTTCTTGAATGCCGAAAATTTGCTCCTGACCCAAAACGGTAACAATCTGGAAATCACCTTTGAATCGCTTCTTTTCCAGAGTCCTAAAGTTATCCTGCAAAACTTTGCCTTGGAAAATCTGGATAATCTCAGCACATCTACAGGAGGTAAAGTCAACTTAGGCAATATCCTGTTTAATGGGCAAACTACTATTACTGATAGCTTTGATGTCTTCAATGCCAACTCCACCCAAAGCACTATTTTCAATCAGAACACAGTCACCTTCCTTAACGACCTCTCCAATAATGTTAGCGGCTTTGATAACTCAGATGATGTCATCAATGGTCAGGGGGGTGATGACAAAATTGACGGCAAAAGTGGCAACGACCGTTTGCGGGGTGGTGCAGGGAATAATACTCTGATTGGTGGTGTAGGCAATGATACCTTGGATGTTGAATATTCAACAGGCAACAACATCCTTAACGGTGGTACTGGTAACGATACATTGGATGCTAGTGCTTCATCAGGCAATAACCTGCTATCTGGTGCCGATGGCAATGATTCTCTCTACGCCTCTTACCTTTATAAGAGCGACTACGACGTTATTAGCTCTTCAGGCAATAACACCCTCAACGGTGGCGCTGGTAACGATACATTGGATGCTATTGCTTCATCAGGCAACAACTTACTCTTTGGGGGTGATGGCAATGATTCTCTTTCCACTTCTTACCTCGTTTATAACTACTACAATCTTATTACCTCTTCAGGCAATAACACCCTCAACGGTGGCGCTGGTGACGATACATTGAATGCTCAGTCTCAAACAGGCAATAACCTACTCTTTGGGGGTGATGGCAATGATTCTCTCTCCACTTCTGGCGCAACTTATTATACTGATATATACGTCGATCTTGGGTTTTACTCATCAGGCAATAACACCCTCAACGGTGGTGCTGGTGACGATACATTGGATGCTAGCAATTCAACAGGTGATAACTTCCTCTCTGGTGGCGCTGGTAACGATATCTTAGAGGCTGGGCGTTCAGGGAATAACACCCTCAACGGTGGCGCTGGTGACGATATCTTAGAGGCTGGGCGTCCAGGTAATAATAACTTCTTCATCTTGGATGCTGGGAATTTAGGTAATAACTTCCTCTCTGGTGGCGCTGGCAATGATTCTCTCTCCGTCTTTGCCTATATCTACACCGAAAGATATGGTGGCGAAATATATTTACCCTCTTTAGGGAATAACACCCTCAACGGTGGCGCTGGTGACGATCGCTTGAGTGCTATCATTTCATCAGGAAATAACCTCCTCTCTGGGGGTGATGGCAATGATTCCTTCTATCTAAGCCCCACATCCCCAGATACTGCTCCCTCTAATTTAGTGATTCAAACAGTAAATGGCGGTCAGGGTGACGACGTGTTATCGGTCGATTACAGCTTGGCTACAGGCGGCATTGTTTCGACCTTCAATGCCACTACTAACATTGGCTCAATTACTGCGGGTACTTATCGGGTTAATTACAACAACATCGAACGATTAGACATCTCAGGTACAGCCTACAATGACAACATTCTGGGTAACAGTGGCAACGACTTGCTGCGGGGTGGCGCAGGTAATGATACTCTCATTGGTGGTACGGGCAATAATACCCTCAACGGTGGTGTCGGTAACGATAACTTGAGTGCTAACAGTTCAACAGGCGATAACCTAATTTCTGGTGGCGATGGCAATGATTCTCTCGACATCTCTGGCTACGTAAGGGTCAGCTACCCAAATGAGTACGTCTTTCAATCGTCTGGTAATAACACCCTTAACGGTGGTGCAGGTGACGATAGCTTGAGTGCTAGCGGTTCAACAGGCGATAATCTGCTCTCTGGAGATGATGGCAATGATTATCTTGACATCTCTGGCTACTACCAAGGAAATGCCTATGATCTCGATGATTCTAACTCTTCTGGTAATAACACCCTTAACGGTGGTGCAGGTGACGATAGCTTGAGTGCTAGTGGTTCAACAGGCGATAATCTGCTCTCTGGAGATGATGGCAATGATTATCTTGACATCTCTGGCTACTACCAAGGAAATGCCTATGATCTCGATGATTCTAACTCTTCTGGTAATAACACCCTTAACGGTGGTGCAGGTGACGATAGCTTGAGTGCTAGTGGTTCAACAGGCGATAATCTGCTCTCTGGAGGTGATGGCAATGATTATCTCGACATCTCTGGCTTTTACATCTATACACCCTACGACAACGAGCATTCAATGCGCGACCTCTCTTCCACATTCGACTCTCGTTCATTTGGCAATAATACCCTTAACGGAGGTGCAGGAAACGATACCTTGAGTGCTAGCGGTTCAAGAGGCGATAACCTGCTCTTTGGGGGCGATGGCAATGATATCCTCACAGGTGGCAACGGTAATGATACCCTCTATGGAGGTAATGGGACTGATACCTTTGCTTTCTATGATTACAAAGAAGGCATTGATACTATTTATGATTTCAACGCTACCAATGAATTGATTCAGGTATCGGCTTATGATTTTGGTGGCGGTTTATCAATAGGTTCACTTTCAGCTAGCCAGTTTACCATCGGAACATCTGCAACAGCGATCGCTCAACGATTCATTTATGACAGTTCTACTGGTGGACTGTATTTTGACCAAGATGGCAGTGCGACTGGGTTTACTCAGGTAAAATTTGCCCAACTATCTGCCGGATTGTCACTAACCAACAACAATTTTGTGGTTAGTTAA
- the gatA gene encoding Asp-tRNA(Asn)/Glu-tRNA(Gln) amidotransferase subunit GatA, whose amino-acid sequence MASIRELHQQLVKKERSAVEITQEALKRIQALEPKLHSFLCVTAERALEQASAVDAKIAAGEEIGLLAGIPVGIKDNMCTKGIPTTCASKILENFVPPYESTATQKLADAGAVMVGKTNLDEFAMGSSTENSAYQVTANPWDLSRVPGGSSGGSAAAVSSQECVVALGSDTGGSIRQPASFCGVVGMKPTYGLVSRYGLVAYASSLDQIGPFAKTVEDAAILLGAIAGHDPKDSTSLKVAIPNYAAHLKPDLKPRGQIRIGIIKETFGEGLDAVVEQAVTKAVDVLQSLGAEIHIISCPRFRYGLPTYYIIAPSEASANLARYDGVKYGYRAPDADNLLSMYTRTRATGFGTEVKRRIMIGTYALSAGYYDAYYLKAQKVRTLIKQDFENAFRMVDVLVCPTSPTTAFKAGEKTTDPLSMYLTDLMTIPVNLAGLPSLSLPCGFDDRGLPIGLQLIGNVLREDQLFQVAYAYEQSTNWHLQKPQIS is encoded by the coding sequence ATGGCATCCATCCGCGAGTTGCACCAACAGCTGGTTAAGAAAGAACGTTCTGCCGTTGAAATTACCCAAGAAGCCTTAAAGCGCATTCAAGCGTTAGAGCCAAAATTGCACAGCTTTTTATGTGTCACCGCAGAACGGGCATTAGAACAGGCCAGTGCTGTGGATGCCAAAATTGCTGCGGGAGAAGAAATTGGGCTGCTAGCAGGTATTCCTGTTGGGATTAAGGACAATATGTGTACTAAGGGAATCCCTACCACTTGCGCCTCCAAAATTCTGGAAAATTTCGTGCCACCTTATGAATCAACAGCGACGCAAAAACTCGCAGACGCTGGGGCGGTAATGGTAGGCAAAACCAACTTAGATGAGTTTGCAATGGGCAGTTCCACAGAAAACTCTGCCTACCAAGTTACGGCTAATCCTTGGGATTTATCACGAGTTCCAGGTGGTTCTTCGGGGGGTTCTGCGGCGGCGGTGTCATCCCAAGAATGTGTAGTTGCTCTCGGTTCTGATACTGGTGGTTCGATTCGGCAACCTGCATCTTTTTGCGGTGTTGTGGGAATGAAGCCAACTTATGGTTTAGTTTCACGTTATGGTTTGGTGGCTTACGCTTCGTCTTTGGATCAAATTGGGCCATTTGCCAAGACAGTAGAAGATGCGGCAATATTATTAGGTGCGATCGCAGGTCACGATCCCAAAGACTCTACCAGCCTGAAAGTTGCCATTCCCAACTACGCCGCTCACTTAAAACCAGACTTAAAACCCAGAGGTCAAATCAGAATTGGGATCATTAAAGAAACTTTTGGTGAAGGTTTAGACGCTGTAGTAGAACAAGCTGTTACCAAAGCAGTAGATGTATTACAAAGTTTGGGAGCAGAGATTCATATAATTTCTTGTCCCCGCTTTCGCTATGGTTTACCCACCTACTACATCATCGCCCCATCCGAAGCATCAGCAAACCTGGCTCGTTACGATGGTGTTAAATATGGCTACCGCGCTCCTGATGCCGATAATCTGCTATCGATGTACACTCGTACGCGTGCCACTGGTTTTGGTACAGAAGTCAAACGCCGAATTATGATCGGCACTTACGCGCTTTCGGCTGGTTATTACGATGCTTATTACCTGAAAGCGCAAAAAGTCCGCACCCTGATTAAGCAAGACTTTGAAAATGCTTTTCGCATGGTTGATGTATTAGTTTGTCCCACATCTCCCACGACAGCATTCAAAGCAGGGGAAAAAACCACTGATCCTTTAAGCATGTATTTAACTGACTTGATGACTATTCCTGTAAATCTTGCTGGTTTACCTAGTTTAAGTTTGCCATGCGGTTTTGACGATCGAGGTTTACCAATAGGATTACAGCTAATCGGCAATGTGCTGCGAGAAGACCAACTGTTTCAAGTAGCCTACGCTTATGAGCAATCTACTAATTGGCATCTGCAAAAACCGCAAATATCTTGA
- a CDS encoding helix-turn-helix domain-containing protein: MTLLNQAQIEQLKEISTHLRQVRQEKSIRLEEIAAQTLIRTGVLQALEEERFEELPEPVFLQGFIRRYGDALGLDGNALSFTLTTNVVRQDSKSDRKNSDNKPNTYIPLVITYILLLIAASAGLLHTLNPRQITSESLTPEVNTQQSMVINR; this comes from the coding sequence GTGACGCTCTTAAACCAAGCTCAAATAGAGCAGCTAAAGGAAATAAGCACACACTTGCGACAAGTAAGACAAGAAAAATCCATACGTTTAGAAGAAATAGCCGCCCAAACACTTATTAGAACAGGTGTTTTGCAAGCTTTAGAAGAAGAACGATTTGAAGAATTACCTGAGCCTGTTTTTCTTCAAGGATTCATCCGTCGCTATGGAGATGCTTTAGGGCTGGATGGAAATGCTTTATCATTTACTCTCACAACCAATGTAGTCCGCCAAGACTCTAAAAGCGATCGCAAAAATTCAGACAACAAGCCAAATACATACATACCTCTTGTCATTACCTACATTCTCTTATTAATAGCTGCATCTGCTGGTCTTTTACATACACTCAATCCACGACAAATTACATCTGAATCCCTAACTCCAGAAGTCAATACTCAACAGTCAATGGTAATAAATCGGTGA
- a CDS encoding aminoglycoside phosphotransferase family protein produces the protein MASKGKSSSIGTPVSEIDLDTSLVYSLLSDQHPDLTHLPIHLVDAGWDNVMFRLGDQLSVRLPRRKAAAILIENEQTWLPVLAPQLTIPVPTPYRIGKPAQSYPWRWSVLPWLTGIPADQEEPHANQVKLFASFLRSLHVLAPFNAPLNAVRGVPLNQRAASVEERMQRLETKTNLITQKLRDTWNMALNTPIDVEAKWLHGDLHPRNILVENGAITGIIDWGDITSGDIATDLASIWMLFSDRNARQEAIAEYQNVSEATLQRALGWAILFGVMLLDTGLVDHPRHAVMGNRILRRVSEDG, from the coding sequence ATGGCGTCAAAGGGAAAATCGAGTTCAATAGGAACACCAGTATCCGAGATCGATTTAGATACAAGCCTGGTCTATAGTTTATTATCAGATCAGCACCCAGATTTGACGCACCTGCCGATTCATCTTGTTGATGCTGGTTGGGACAATGTAATGTTTCGACTGGGCGACCAATTGTCTGTAAGGCTCCCACGTCGAAAAGCAGCAGCGATACTCATCGAAAATGAGCAAACCTGGCTTCCAGTACTGGCTCCTCAACTGACTATACCTGTTCCAACTCCTTACAGAATAGGCAAGCCAGCACAAAGCTACCCTTGGCGATGGAGCGTGTTACCGTGGCTAACTGGTATACCTGCCGATCAAGAGGAACCCCATGCAAATCAGGTAAAACTCTTTGCTTCATTCCTGCGCTCATTGCATGTACTTGCGCCATTTAATGCACCACTAAATGCGGTACGCGGTGTACCACTAAATCAACGTGCAGCTTCTGTGGAAGAACGAATGCAACGACTTGAGACAAAAACTAATCTGATTACTCAAAAGCTCAGAGACACTTGGAATATGGCTTTGAACACGCCTATTGACGTTGAGGCAAAATGGCTACATGGAGACCTTCACCCACGCAATATCCTTGTCGAAAATGGTGCGATCACAGGCATAATTGATTGGGGCGATATTACATCAGGTGATATTGCAACAGACCTTGCTTCTATATGGATGCTCTTTAGTGATCGAAATGCACGCCAAGAAGCGATCGCAGAATACCAAAATGTTTCTGAGGCAACACTACAACGCGCTCTTGGATGGGCGATACTTTTTGGTGTAATGCTGCTAGATACAGGGCTGGTTGATCACCCAAGGCACGCAGTGATGGGCAACAGAATATTACGTCGTGTTTCTGAGGACGGATAA